The following coding sequences lie in one Maylandia zebra isolate NMK-2024a linkage group LG14, Mzebra_GT3a, whole genome shotgun sequence genomic window:
- the LOC101474104 gene encoding olfactory receptor 51G1-like, with product MSLYLLILCANVLLIVVICVNRSLHEPMYMFLCSLFVNELYGSTGLFPFLLVQILSDVHTVSAPLCFLQIFCLYSYVCVEFCILAVMSYDRYLAICCPLQYHTRMTPATVVLLIALSWLYSFLTILALILLIAPLELCGNVINKVYCLNYSIVKLACSETTANNIYGLFITALTVFVPVILILCSYVRILKVCFSGSKQTRQKAVSTCTPHLSSLLNFSFGVCFEVIQSRFSLSSVHSMVHIVLSLYFLTCQPLFNPVLYGLNMSNIRKRLFAHKRR from the coding sequence ATGTCTTTATACTTATTGATTCTTTGCGCCAATGTCCTGCTGATTGTGGTTATCTGTGTGAACAGAAGCTTACATGAACCTATGTACATGTTTCTGTGCAGCCTGTTTGTGAATGAGCTGTATGGTAGCACAGGGCTGTTTCCGTTCCTCCTGGTTCAGATCCTCTCTGATGTTCACACTGTTTCTGCTCCTCTCTGCTTCCTGCAGATCTTCTGTCTGTACTCGTATGTCTGTGTTGAGTTTTGCATCTTAGCCGTTATGTCTTATGACAGATACCTCGCCATCTGCTGTCCTCTGCAATATCACACACGTATGACGCCTGCAACGGTTGTCTTGCTGATTGCACTTTCCTGGTTATACTCTTTTCTTACCATTCTTGCTTTGATCTTACTGATCGCTCCTCTGGAGCTCTGTGGGAACGTCATTAACAAGGTTTACTGTTTGAACTACTCCATTGTGAAACTGGCCTGCTCTGAAACCACAGCAAATAACATTTATGGTCTTTTTATCACAGCTCTCACAGTCTTTGTTCCAGTTATCTTAATCCTTTGCTCGTATGTGAGGATCCTCAAAGTCTGTTTTTCTGGATCCAAACAAACCCGACAGAAAGCCGTCAGCACCTGCACGCCTCACCTGTCCTCTCTGCTAAACTTCTCTTTTGGTGTTTGCTTTGAAGTGATCCAGAGCAGGTTCAGTCTGAGCAGTGTGCACAGCATGGTGCACATTGTTTTATCGCTGTACTTTCTAACCTGCCAGCCGCTCTTTAACCCCGTACTGTACGGACTGAACATGTCCAACATCCGCAAACGTCTGTTTGCTCACAAAAGGAGATAA
- the LOC112435972 gene encoding olfactory receptor 10A3-like, with amino-acid sequence MEIIRNSTQFSYFTLGAYVDTQMFKYLYFMIILSLYVFTVGSNVLLIVVICVNRSLHEPMYMFLCSLFVNELYGSTGLFPFLLLQILSDVHTVSAPLCFLQVFSIYLYGSVEFSNLAAMSYDRYMSICYPLQYHTLMMSNKVALLIAVTWIPPLLAVCVTTCLSASLQLCGNVINKVYCNNHSIIKLGCHDATVNNLYELTAASVTVCVPVSVILYTYTRILKICFSGSKQTRQKAVSTCTPHLASLLNFSFGVSFEILQSRFDMSHVPNMLRIFLSVYFLTCQPLFNPVMYGLNMSKIRTICKNLLLGYVGKSRILIKIVQIEK; translated from the coding sequence ATGGAGATCATAAGAAACTCCACacagttttcatattttactctTGGTGCCTATGTTGATACAcagatgtttaaatatttatatttcatgATTATTTTGTCTCTGTATGTGTTTACAGTAGGTTCCAATGTCCTGCTGATTGTGGTTATCTGTGTGAACAGAAGCTTACATGAACCTATGTACATGTTTCTGTGCAGCCTGTTTGTGAATGAGCTGTATGGTAGTACAGGGCTGTTTCCGTTCCTCCTGCTTCAGATCCTCTCTGATGTTCACACTGTTTCTGCTCCTCTCTGCTTCCTGCAGGTTTTCTCTATTTACTTATATGGAAGTGTAGAGTTTAGTAACTTAGCTGCCATGTCTTATGACAGATACATGTCCATCTGTTATCCTCTTCAATATCACACACTAATGATGTCTAATAAAGTTGCCCTTCTGATAGCTGTGACCTGGATACCCCCTTTACTTGCTGTTTGTGTCACAACATGTCTGAGTGCTTCATTGCAGCTCTGTGGAAATGTCATTAACAAAGTGTACTGTAACAATCACTCCATTATCAAGCTGGGATGTCATGACGCCACAGTTAATAATCTCTATGagctcactgctgcctctgtcaCAGTGTGTGTCCCAGTATCTGTAATCCTGTACACCTACACAAGGATcctgaaaatctgtttttctggATCCAAACAGACCCGACAGAAAGCCGTCAGCACCTGCACGCCTCACCTCGCTTCTCTGCTCAACTTTTCTTTTGGGGTTTCCTTTGAAATACTACAGAGCAGGTTTGATATGAGCCACGTTCCAAACATGTTACGGATATTTTTATCAGTGTACTTTCTTACATGTCAGCCCCTCTTCAATCCTGTCATGTATGGCTTGAACATGTCCAAAATACGGACCATATGTAAAAATCTGCTCTTAGGTTATGTTGGGAAGAGCAGGATATTAATCAAAATTGTTCAGATTGAGAAATAA